Genomic window (Candidatus Gracilibacteria bacterium):
GTCGAAGAAGCTCGGAGAAAGTTGCGAGCAAACAATAAAGACAAGGTATAATCCTTGTCTATTTTTGTACGATCAATGTCTGTAACTGCTCTGCGATTTCTTCTCATCGCTCACCCAGCACTCCGACATGCCGACGTATCTCAGCCGAGAGGAGAAGCCCTTCTGCGGTCGAGGCATCGATTCCATGCGACTGGAGATAAAAAAGCGCTTCTCCCGAAATACGATGGGTTCGGTTACTATGTCATCATTCGATACTATCCGTCTCTATTTCGAGAACTGGACGCCCGCGAACTGATATATTTTTTCAGAGCAAAATATTCGTCTGATCGACTCTCAGATGGATATCCTCAGAACCATTTTCCACTCGTCCGATTCCATCGACAGAAATACGAGCATTGTCTCGAAGAAGTGTGAGAAGCTTCAGGTCAGCAGATATATTTTTCCCATCGAGAATAACGGACAATTTTTGAACCATATCTGAGTGATAATATACTCCCGCCCCCATAAACGTCGCATCAGACTGAATATGGAAAGTTCGAGTATTCTGAGTAGCTTCTGACGGAAGGAGAAGGTACTGCAACTTCACACCCGAGCGAACGGTAATTTCGAGGTTTTCGAGCTTTCCATTA
Coding sequences:
- a CDS encoding SufD family Fe-S cluster assembly protein, whose amino-acid sequence is MYSESITTSPMIISEDTILRDNGKLENLEITVRSGVKLQYLLLPSEATQNTRTFHIQSDATFMGAGVYYHSDMVQKLSVILDGKNISADLKLLTLLRDNARISVDGIGRVENGSEDIHLRVDQTNILLGKNISVRGRPVLEIETDSIEGGHSNRTHRISGEALFYLQSHGIDASTAEGLLLSAEIRRHVGVLGERGEEIAEQLQTLIVQK